The Tautonia plasticadhaerens nucleotide sequence CCTCGAACGTCGCCGAGCTGGCGTCCCCCCCCGCGGGCTTTTTCGAGAGAGGAGCGTCGCGGACGCAGATGTCGCTGACGGAGTTGGGCGGGACCCGGTTAAACGGCCCCGCTGTAATCCGCCGTTTCCGTTGCTCCGAGCCGAGGTCGTGGAGCGTCACGTCCTGGAAGCCGAGATAGCTCGCTTCGCCTTCGCCACCGATGGAGATCATGAGCCCGGTCCGCCGCGGGTTGATTGGGAGGGCCTCGTGATGCACGCGGCCGTCCCCCAGCACCACGCCCGAGAACCCAGAGGCCGGACACTGACTGTGGTCGTGGGTGTCGCCTAGCTCCGTAATGGAGACCAGATTACTCCGCGCCTCTAGGGCGGCCACGTCCTTGTCGAGTCTCTGGATGGTCCGCTTGCCGACGATGTCGTCCGCCGTCTGCTGGGACGGCTGGGTGATCTTCGGGGTCTTCGAATTCTTGTACGCCTTGACCGCGTTGGCCGTCAGGGTACCGTATTCGCCATCGACCGCAATGGCCTCGCCCACCTGCAACACGTAGCGCCGCGACACCTGCAGGGCGGTCTGGATTCTCTTGACGTGGTCGCCGCGGGAGCCCCGCGTGATGTGAGCGGCGTCTCGGACCAGACAGTTCTCGAGCTTCGGGTCCGTTGTCGGTTTCGTGAGCAGTTTGGAACCCAGGCCCATCTTGGTCTTCCTTCCCCCCCCGTATTCGGGGCATCACAACATTGAAGAAGTGCACGGTGGCGCTGACAGCCGACGAGTGCCAGCGGCTGCAGGCCCTGCTCGTCGCCGAAAGGACCCCAGCCACCCGCCCGGA carries:
- a CDS encoding peptidoglycan-binding domain-containing protein, which encodes MGLGSKLLTKPTTDPKLENCLVRDAAHITRGSRGDHVKRIQTALQVSRRYVLQVGEAIAVDGEYGTLTANAVKAYKNSKTPKITQPSQQTADDIVGKRTIQRLDKDVAALEARSNLVSITELGDTHDHSQCPASGFSGVVLGDGRVHHEALPINPRRTGLMISIGGEGEASYLGFQDVTLHDLGSEQRKRRITAGPFNRVPPNSVSDICVRDAPLSKKPAGGDASSATFEEAARELRRIAQPGCRLTFASNDFTVQRMIPNLLTLGTIIEFHLIRDPDPKSKDGLHHTVAVVVIR